One window of Enterobacter sp. RHBSTW-00175 genomic DNA carries:
- the rmuC gene encoding DNA recombination protein RmuC, producing the protein MDISILIYAVIALVGVGIGWLISSYQHAQHKADQLAEREEMVAELSAAKQQLTQSGHWRDECELLNNELRNLRDINTSLEADLREVTTRLESTQLHAEDKIRQMINSEQRLSEQFENLANRIFEHSNRRVDEQNRQSLNNLLTPLREQLDGFRRQVQDSFGQEARERHTLAHEIRNLQQLNAQMTQEAVNLTRALKGDNKAQGNWGEVVLTRVLEASGLREGYEYETQVSIENDARSRMQPDVIVRLPQGKDVVIDAKMTLVAYERYFNAEDDYIRESALQEHIASVRNHIRLLGRKDYQQLPGLRSLDYVLMFIPVEPAFLLALDRQPELITEALKNNIMLVSPTTLLVALRTIANLWRYEHQSRNAQQIADRASKLYDKMRLFVDDMSSVGQSLDRAQDNYRQAMKKLSSGRGNLLAQAEAFRSLGVEVKREINPEMVEQATAQDDEYRLREGAGVQNTDSEDNDLAADLSPSEPPNRFFHGG; encoded by the coding sequence GTGGATATCTCAATCCTGATTTATGCAGTGATTGCGCTGGTGGGCGTGGGAATAGGCTGGCTCATATCCAGCTATCAGCACGCGCAGCATAAAGCCGATCAACTGGCAGAACGCGAAGAGATGGTCGCCGAGCTCAGTGCCGCGAAACAACAGCTTACCCAGAGCGGGCACTGGCGCGACGAGTGCGAGCTGCTCAATAACGAACTGCGCAATCTGCGTGATATCAACACCTCGCTGGAAGCCGATCTCCGCGAAGTCACCACCCGTCTTGAATCGACCCAGCTCCATGCGGAAGACAAAATCCGCCAGATGATCAACAGCGAGCAGCGCCTTAGCGAACAGTTCGAAAACCTGGCGAACCGCATTTTTGAGCACAGTAACCGCCGTGTTGACGAACAAAACCGCCAGAGCCTGAACAACCTGCTCACGCCGCTGCGTGAGCAGCTGGACGGTTTTCGCCGCCAGGTGCAGGACAGCTTTGGCCAGGAGGCGCGCGAACGCCACACTTTGGCGCATGAAATTCGTAATCTCCAGCAGTTGAACGCGCAGATGACGCAAGAGGCGGTTAACCTGACGCGTGCGCTTAAAGGCGACAACAAAGCACAGGGCAACTGGGGTGAAGTAGTACTGACCCGCGTGCTGGAGGCTTCTGGCCTGCGTGAAGGGTACGAGTATGAAACGCAGGTCAGCATCGAAAACGATGCCCGCTCGCGGATGCAGCCTGATGTCATTGTGCGCCTGCCGCAGGGCAAAGATGTCGTTATCGACGCCAAAATGACGCTGGTGGCGTACGAACGCTACTTCAATGCCGAGGACGATTACATTCGCGAGTCTGCGTTACAGGAGCATATCGCGTCTGTCCGTAACCACATCCGTCTGCTGGGCCGTAAGGACTATCAGCAGCTACCGGGGTTACGCTCACTGGATTACGTGTTGATGTTCATTCCGGTTGAGCCCGCATTCCTGCTGGCGCTCGACAGACAGCCCGAACTGATAACCGAAGCATTGAAAAATAACATTATGCTGGTAAGTCCCACGACACTTCTGGTGGCGCTGCGGACGATTGCAAATCTCTGGCGCTACGAGCACCAAAGCCGTAACGCACAGCAAATTGCCGATCGCGCCAGCAAGCTGTACGACAAAATGCGCCTGTTTGTGGACGATATGTCCTCTGTTGGGCAGAGCCTCGATCGCGCGCAGGATAACTACCGCCAGGCGATGAAAAAGCTCTCTTCCGGGCGCGGCAACTTGCTGGCGCAAGCAGAGGCATTCCGTAGCCTGGGGGTGGAGGTTAAGCGCGAGATTAATCCTGAAATGGTTGAACAGGCTACCGCTCAGGACGATGAATATCGCCTACGGGAAGGGGCAGGTGTGCAAAATACAGACAGCGAAGACAACGATTTAGCCGCGGATTTGTCACCTTCTGAACCGCCGAATCGTTTCTTTCACGGTGGTTGA
- a CDS encoding RNA-guided endonuclease TnpB family protein produces MKRLQAFKFQLRPDGQQERDMWRFAGACRFVFNRALALQNENHETGNKYIPYTKMAFWLTAWKSDPGTEWLKASPSQTLQQSLKDLERGYRNFFQKRAAFPRFKKRGKNDAFRYPQGVKLDQTNSRISLPKLGWIRYRNSRKITGEVKNVTVNQSCGKWFVSIQTECDVAEPVHNAASIVGLDAGVVKLATLSDGTVYQPVNSYKTSQRKLVKLHRQLSRKVKFSANWQRQKQKLQSLHSHIANVRRDYLHKITSEISKNHAMIVIEDLKVRSMSKSAKGTAELHGRNVRAKSGLNRAILDQGWYEMRRQLEYKQRWRGGLVITVPPTYTSQRCSRCGHTSKENRLSQSKFVCQICGYRANADINGARNILAAGHAVLACGGMVKSGLPLKQEPTEVSQVSV; encoded by the coding sequence ATGAAACGACTTCAAGCCTTCAAATTTCAGTTGAGACCCGATGGTCAGCAGGAGCGAGATATGTGGCGCTTCGCTGGGGCTTGTCGCTTCGTCTTTAACCGCGCGTTGGCGCTTCAGAATGAGAACCATGAGACAGGGAATAAGTACATTCCCTATACAAAAATGGCTTTTTGGCTCACAGCCTGGAAATCCGATCCTGGAACAGAGTGGCTTAAAGCATCTCCATCGCAGACGTTACAGCAGTCGCTGAAAGATCTGGAACGTGGCTACAGGAATTTTTTTCAGAAACGTGCAGCATTCCCCCGTTTTAAAAAACGCGGGAAGAATGATGCGTTCCGCTACCCTCAGGGTGTGAAGCTTGATCAAACCAACAGCCGTATATCGTTGCCAAAGCTGGGATGGATACGCTACCGCAACAGCCGTAAAATCACTGGTGAAGTGAAAAACGTTACCGTTAATCAGTCATGTGGCAAATGGTTTGTTAGTATCCAGACAGAGTGCGACGTTGCCGAACCCGTTCATAATGCTGCGTCAATTGTCGGCCTGGATGCTGGAGTCGTTAAACTCGCAACGCTTTCAGATGGTACGGTATACCAACCCGTCAATAGCTACAAAACAAGTCAGCGTAAGTTGGTAAAGCTCCACCGCCAGTTAAGTCGCAAAGTTAAATTCAGTGCTAACTGGCAAAGGCAGAAACAAAAACTTCAGAGTTTACACTCACACATTGCTAATGTCCGGCGCGACTATCTGCATAAAATCACCAGTGAAATCAGCAAAAACCACGCGATGATTGTCATTGAGGACCTGAAGGTCAGAAGCATGTCGAAGTCGGCGAAAGGCACGGCTGAGCTGCACGGGCGAAACGTCAGAGCCAAATCAGGCTTAAATCGCGCGATACTGGATCAGGGGTGGTATGAAATGCGCCGCCAGCTTGAGTATAAGCAGCGCTGGCGAGGTGGTCTGGTGATTACCGTTCCTCCGACATATACCAGCCAGCGATGTTCCAGATGTGGTCATACTTCGAAGGAAAATCGCCTGTCCCAGAGTAAATTTGTTTGTCAGATATGTGGATACAGGGCGAACGCCGATATCAACGGCGCGCGTAATATTTTAGCGGCAGGGCATGCCGTGCTTGCCTGTGGAGGGATGGTGAAGTCAGGACTTCCGTTGAAGCAGGAACCCACCGAGGTGAGTCAGGTTTCGGTCTGA
- the udp gene encoding uridine phosphorylase has protein sequence MSKSDVFHLGLTKNDLQGATLAIVPGDPERVEKIAALMDKPVKLASHREFTTWRAELDGKAVIVCSTGIGGPSTSIAVEELAQLGIRTFLRIGTTGAIQPHINVGDVLVTTASVRLDGASLHFAPMEFPAVADFECTTALVEAAKSVGATTHIGVTASSDTFYPGQERYDTFSGRVVSRFKGSMEEWQSMGVMNYEMESATLLTMCASQGLRAGMVAGVIVNRTQQEIPNAETMKQTESHAVKIVVEAARRLI, from the coding sequence ATGTCTAAGTCTGATGTTTTTCATCTCGGCCTCACTAAAAACGATTTACAAGGGGCTACGCTCGCTATCGTCCCTGGCGATCCAGAGCGTGTGGAAAAGATCGCCGCGCTGATGGATAAGCCGGTTAAGCTGGCATCCCATCGTGAATTCACCACCTGGCGCGCGGAGCTGGATGGTAAAGCGGTGATCGTGTGTTCTACCGGTATCGGCGGCCCGTCTACTTCTATTGCTGTTGAAGAGCTGGCGCAGCTGGGTATCCGTACTTTCCTGCGTATCGGCACCACCGGCGCTATCCAGCCGCATATCAATGTGGGTGACGTGCTGGTCACGACCGCGTCTGTGCGTCTGGACGGTGCAAGTCTGCACTTTGCGCCAATGGAATTCCCGGCAGTGGCGGATTTTGAATGCACCACCGCACTGGTTGAAGCCGCGAAATCTGTGGGCGCAACAACGCACATCGGCGTTACCGCCTCTTCCGATACCTTCTACCCGGGCCAGGAGCGTTACGACACCTTCTCTGGCCGCGTAGTGAGCCGTTTTAAAGGCTCAATGGAAGAGTGGCAGTCTATGGGCGTGATGAACTACGAAATGGAATCTGCAACGCTGCTGACCATGTGCGCAAGCCAGGGTCTGCGTGCCGGTATGGTGGCGGGTGTTATCGTTAACCGTACTCAGCAGGAGATCCCGAACGCCGAAACCATGAAGCAGACCGAAAGCCATGCGGTGAAAATTGTGGTTGAAGCGGCTCGCCGCCTGATCTAG
- a CDS encoding dienelactone hydrolase family protein, with product MTEKTGFAPAAAPHASTIVTTPEEAISAGETSIPSQGDNMPAYHARPKSADGALPVVIVIQEIFGVHEHIRDVCRRLALEGYLAIAPELYFRQGDPNDYSDIPTLFTNLVSKVPDAQVLADLDHVASWAARNGGDPHRLMVTGFCWGGRISWLYAAHNPQLKAAVAWYGKLVGEKTLNSPKQPLDIAVDLNAPVLGLYGGQDTGIPLDTVETMRHALRAANAKADIVVYPDAGHAFNADYRPSYHEESAKDGWQRMLAWFRQYGAKKG from the coding sequence ATGACTGAAAAAACCGGTTTTGCACCTGCTGCTGCCCCTCATGCTTCAACCATTGTCACTACTCCCGAAGAAGCCATTAGTGCAGGAGAGACATCCATTCCCTCACAGGGGGATAACATGCCGGCTTACCATGCGCGCCCGAAATCGGCCGATGGCGCTCTGCCGGTCGTGATTGTGATACAAGAAATTTTCGGCGTACATGAGCATATTCGCGATGTTTGCCGTCGACTGGCGCTGGAAGGTTATCTGGCCATCGCACCAGAGCTCTATTTCCGCCAGGGCGATCCAAATGACTACAGCGATATCCCGACGCTATTCACTAATCTGGTCAGCAAAGTCCCGGACGCGCAAGTGCTGGCGGACCTGGACCATGTCGCCAGTTGGGCGGCGCGTAACGGCGGCGACCCACATCGGTTGATGGTGACCGGTTTCTGCTGGGGCGGTCGCATCAGCTGGCTGTACGCCGCGCATAATCCGCAGCTCAAGGCTGCCGTGGCGTGGTACGGCAAGCTGGTCGGCGAAAAAACGCTGAATTCACCTAAGCAACCGCTGGATATCGCCGTGGATCTTAACGCCCCGGTGCTGGGTTTGTACGGCGGCCAGGATACCGGCATTCCACTCGATACTGTGGAAACCATGCGTCACGCGCTGCGGGCGGCAAATGCGAAGGCAGATATCGTGGTTTATCCCGATGCAGGACATGCTTTTAACGCGGATTATCGGCCGAGCTATCACGAAGAATCCGCCAAAGATGGCTGGCAACGAATGCTGGCCTGGTTCCGGCAATATGGCGCTAAAAAGGGTTAA
- a CDS encoding beta-glucoside-specific PTS transporter subunit IIABC, which yields MNHLQTALDIIALVGGAENIEHIEHCSTRLRLSLYDNSKVNETALTNIDGVLGVRVNVQCQVIIGHEVVQVFDAVRSLVGSPQAGGQHTPARVSRGAQIVDFVISVFQPLVPAIAGGGVLKSLLLLLDVMGWLSRNSSTYKVLDNIGSAPLYFLPILVAITTAMKLKVNVLVAVSAVSVMVLPAMTKQLAEGTAFMSFDLRNVAYASQVFPAILCVLFYAQTEKLFNRYSPGALRIFLSPMLSLLVTVPVTLLILGPLGYELGAGLATVILWLYGKLGFVATGLLAAVLPFMVAAGMHKPMLPYTVASMSQFGREMLYLPASLAHNIAESGACLAIALKSKDKVLKSTAFSAGISALFGITEPALYGVTLLNKKALYSVILGGVVGGAFIGWMGIQAFALVGPGLASISMFVSPDNAMNIVWAFAGAGLSFAVAFISALVLWRDKVPEKTDTLTFTRPVEGQIIPLENVNDDVFSRKIMGDGIAIVPSQGVLRAPADGTVANVFESGHALSLLTDAGVELIFHIGIDTIRLQGEGFSAKVAEGQHVKCGDTLIEFSLDTITAAGLDPVVMMVVTNGERFSLTSGNTDDKNPNPHIIMTLKESV from the coding sequence ATGAACCACTTGCAAACTGCGCTGGACATCATCGCCCTGGTTGGCGGTGCTGAGAATATCGAACATATCGAACATTGCTCCACCCGCTTGCGGTTGAGCCTGTATGACAACAGCAAGGTCAACGAAACGGCGCTGACAAACATCGACGGCGTGTTGGGCGTTCGCGTCAACGTGCAGTGCCAGGTGATCATCGGTCACGAAGTGGTACAGGTGTTTGATGCGGTGCGTTCTCTGGTGGGCTCGCCGCAGGCCGGTGGGCAGCACACACCTGCCAGAGTCAGCCGCGGGGCGCAGATTGTCGATTTTGTCATTAGCGTTTTTCAGCCGCTGGTGCCGGCGATTGCTGGCGGCGGGGTGCTGAAATCCCTGCTGCTGTTGCTGGATGTGATGGGCTGGCTGAGCCGCAACAGTTCAACATACAAGGTTCTGGATAACATCGGCTCTGCACCGCTCTATTTCCTGCCGATCCTCGTGGCGATCACCACCGCCATGAAGCTCAAAGTGAACGTGCTGGTTGCGGTGTCTGCCGTGTCGGTCATGGTGTTGCCTGCCATGACCAAACAGCTTGCCGAGGGAACGGCATTTATGTCGTTCGACCTGCGCAACGTGGCGTATGCCTCACAGGTGTTTCCGGCGATCCTGTGCGTGCTTTTTTACGCCCAGACCGAAAAGCTGTTTAACCGCTACTCACCCGGCGCACTGCGCATTTTCCTCTCGCCGATGCTTTCTCTGCTGGTCACCGTTCCTGTCACCCTGCTGATCCTGGGGCCACTTGGCTATGAACTGGGGGCCGGGCTGGCAACGGTCATTTTGTGGCTGTACGGAAAACTGGGCTTTGTGGCAACCGGGCTGCTTGCTGCCGTCCTGCCCTTTATGGTCGCTGCCGGGATGCACAAGCCGATGCTGCCGTACACGGTTGCCTCCATGAGCCAGTTCGGGCGTGAGATGCTCTACCTGCCTGCGTCACTGGCGCACAACATTGCCGAGTCCGGCGCGTGCCTGGCGATTGCGCTCAAAAGCAAAGATAAGGTGCTGAAATCCACCGCGTTCTCAGCCGGGATCTCCGCGCTGTTCGGCATTACCGAACCGGCGCTGTATGGCGTGACGCTGCTGAATAAAAAAGCGCTCTACAGCGTGATCCTCGGTGGCGTGGTGGGCGGTGCGTTTATCGGCTGGATGGGCATTCAGGCTTTTGCGCTTGTGGGCCCCGGCCTTGCCAGCATCTCGATGTTTGTCTCGCCAGATAACGCGATGAACATCGTCTGGGCCTTTGCCGGCGCAGGGTTGTCATTTGCCGTGGCATTTATCAGTGCATTAGTGCTCTGGCGCGACAAGGTGCCGGAAAAAACCGATACCCTGACGTTCACCCGCCCGGTAGAAGGGCAAATCATCCCGCTGGAAAACGTTAATGACGATGTTTTCTCGCGCAAAATTATGGGTGACGGGATAGCGATTGTGCCTTCTCAGGGCGTGTTGCGCGCCCCGGCAGACGGTACTGTTGCGAATGTATTTGAAAGTGGTCATGCCCTAAGTCTGCTCACCGATGCCGGTGTCGAGCTGATATTCCATATCGGGATCGACACCATCAGGCTGCAAGGCGAGGGCTTCTCGGCAAAAGTGGCCGAAGGTCAGCACGTTAAGTGCGGCGACACGCTGATTGAATTCTCACTGGACACCATTACCGCCGCCGGGCTCGATCCGGTGGTCATGATGGTGGTCACTAACGGCGAACGCTTTTCGCTGACATCAGGTAATACCGACGATAAGAATCCAAATCCTCATATCATCATGACGCTTAAGGAGTCCGTGTAA
- a CDS encoding glycoside hydrolase family 1 protein, whose translation MEKSLPFPQGFLWGGAIAANQAEGAWNVDGKGPSVADAITWKPNLSVKDYSGHMALTDENIRDAFEGKNDALYPKRRGIDFYHHYKDDIALFAGMGYTVLRVSIAWSRIFPTGEDAAPNEAGLKFYEEMFRELRRHNIEPLVTLSHYEMPLALSEKYNGWVHRNVVDAFVRFSNVCFDRYKDLVRYWLTFNEIDSIHRHPFTTAGIREEKSLPGKAKQDIYQGLHHQFVASALVTRDCHAKIPGSQVGCMLTKLTTYPHSCRPEDVEATLKKNLENYFYADVQVFGEYPPLILRDLARRDIQIEMQADDQRILKENTVDFVSFSYYMSMTESTQPDIERIPGNTVLGVKNPYLPASEWGWQIDPVGLKISLLELYDRYQKPLFIVENGLGAKDVVENGEIHDSYRIDYFRAHFEQTLAAINEGVDVMGFTTWGCIDIISAGTSQMSKRYGFIYVDQDDEGNGTLKRLKKDSFWWYKKVIASNGADMS comes from the coding sequence ATGGAGAAATCCCTCCCGTTTCCGCAAGGTTTTTTATGGGGCGGCGCGATTGCCGCAAATCAGGCCGAAGGGGCATGGAATGTGGACGGTAAAGGGCCGTCCGTGGCTGATGCCATAACCTGGAAGCCTAACCTGTCCGTGAAGGATTACAGTGGCCATATGGCGCTGACCGACGAAAACATCCGCGACGCGTTTGAAGGTAAAAATGACGCGCTGTACCCGAAACGCCGCGGCATTGATTTTTATCATCACTATAAAGATGACATCGCGCTGTTTGCCGGGATGGGCTACACCGTGTTGCGCGTGTCGATTGCCTGGTCGCGTATTTTCCCGACCGGGGAAGATGCTGCACCAAACGAGGCAGGCCTGAAATTTTACGAGGAGATGTTCCGCGAGCTTCGCCGCCATAACATTGAGCCGCTGGTCACGCTTTCTCACTACGAAATGCCGCTGGCGCTGAGCGAAAAATACAACGGCTGGGTACACCGCAATGTGGTGGATGCCTTCGTGCGTTTCAGTAATGTCTGTTTCGACCGCTACAAAGATCTCGTGCGCTACTGGCTGACGTTTAATGAGATAGACAGTATCCATCGCCACCCGTTTACCACGGCAGGTATCCGCGAAGAGAAAAGTCTGCCGGGCAAAGCGAAACAGGATATCTACCAGGGGCTGCATCACCAGTTTGTTGCCTCTGCGCTGGTCACGCGCGACTGCCACGCTAAAATTCCGGGCAGCCAGGTCGGGTGTATGCTCACCAAACTCACCACCTACCCGCACAGCTGCCGCCCGGAAGATGTGGAAGCGACGCTGAAGAAAAATCTCGAGAACTACTTCTACGCGGATGTACAGGTGTTTGGTGAATATCCGCCGCTGATCCTGCGCGATCTGGCGCGTCGGGACATTCAAATTGAGATGCAGGCCGACGATCAGCGTATTTTGAAAGAAAATACCGTCGATTTCGTCTCTTTTAGCTACTACATGTCGATGACCGAATCGACACAGCCGGACATCGAGCGTATCCCCGGTAACACGGTTCTTGGGGTGAAAAACCCGTACCTGCCTGCCTCTGAATGGGGCTGGCAGATTGACCCGGTCGGGCTGAAGATCTCCCTGCTTGAACTGTACGACCGCTACCAGAAACCGCTGTTTATCGTTGAGAACGGCCTCGGGGCGAAAGATGTGGTCGAAAACGGCGAGATCCACGACAGCTATCGCATCGACTATTTCCGCGCCCACTTCGAGCAAACTTTGGCCGCTATTAATGAAGGGGTGGATGTGATGGGATTCACCACCTGGGGATGTATCGACATTATCAGCGCGGGCACGTCGCAGATGTCCAAGCGCTATGGATTTATCTATGTCGACCAGGACGATGAAGGCAACGGCACGTTAAAACGCCTCAAGAAAGACTCTTTCTGGTGGTACAAAAAAGTGATTGCCAGCAATGGCGCTGACATGAGCTAA
- a CDS encoding PRD domain-containing protein has translation MITIKKSLNNSMLLVDNDQREMILFGKGIGFGAKPGTSIDLAQVEKVFLPLSDLKSRHFLSLTDTIPAAFFDISHDILTLARSQCGDRLNSVLLFTLAEHLHFAVERCRSGHLIHNKLSWEVKRYYPQEYGVGLLARAQVNDKFDVELPEDEAVNIAFHLINASGQDDDSSAHQQVELVNRIAEIVRYKLGQAIDTQSVNYMRFITHLRYFAERVLAGKIALSETEDFYQELMRHRPDAMTVAWVIRDYVQDKYQLTLPKDELTWLSIHISRLMDGQA, from the coding sequence GTGATAACGATAAAAAAATCGCTTAATAACAGTATGCTGCTGGTCGACAACGACCAGCGGGAGATGATCCTGTTCGGCAAGGGGATCGGCTTTGGCGCAAAACCCGGCACCAGCATCGATCTCGCGCAGGTAGAGAAAGTTTTCCTGCCGCTGAGCGACCTCAAATCCCGCCATTTTTTATCGTTAACGGACACCATTCCTGCGGCATTCTTCGATATCAGTCACGACATTCTTACCCTTGCACGCAGTCAGTGCGGGGACAGGCTCAATTCGGTGCTGCTCTTCACACTCGCAGAACATCTGCACTTTGCCGTGGAACGCTGCCGCAGCGGGCACCTCATCCACAATAAGCTCAGCTGGGAAGTGAAGCGCTACTACCCGCAGGAGTATGGCGTAGGGTTGCTGGCACGTGCGCAGGTGAACGATAAGTTTGACGTTGAGTTACCGGAAGACGAAGCAGTCAATATCGCTTTTCATCTGATCAACGCCAGCGGTCAGGATGACGACAGCAGCGCCCACCAGCAGGTTGAGCTGGTGAACCGTATCGCCGAAATCGTGCGCTATAAACTCGGTCAGGCGATTGATACGCAATCGGTGAACTATATGCGCTTTATTACTCATCTGCGTTACTTTGCCGAGCGGGTTCTGGCGGGGAAGATTGCGTTGAGTGAAACCGAGGATTTTTATCAGGAACTGATGCGCCATCGCCCGGATGCGATGACCGTAGCGTGGGTGATCCGCGACTATGTGCAGGATAAATATCAGCTCACCTTACCGAAAGATGAGCTGACATGGTTAAGCATTCATATTAGCCGCCTGATGGATGGGCAGGCGTAA
- the metE gene encoding 5-methyltetrahydropteroyltriglutamate--homocysteine S-methyltransferase produces the protein MTIRNHTLGFPRVGLRRELKKAQESYWAGNSTREELLAVGRELRARHWDQQKQAGIDLLPVGDFAWYDHVLTTSLLLGNVPARHQNNDGSVDLDTLFRIGRGRAPSGEPAAAAEMTKWFNTNYHYMVPEFVKGQQFKLTWTQLLDEVDEALALGHKVKPVLLGPVTYLWLGKVKGEQFDRLSLLNDILPVYQQVLAELAKRGIEWVQIDEPALVLELPPEWLNAFKPAYDALTGQVKLLLTTYFEGVTPNLNTITALPVQGLHVDLVHGKDDVAELHKRLPADWLLSAGLVNGRNVWRADLTEKYAQISAIVGKRDLWVASSCSLLHSPIDLSVETRLDAEVKSWFAFALQKCEELALLRDALNSGDTAAITEWSAPIQARRHSTRVHNAAVEKRLAAITAQDSQRQSAYEVRAEAQRARFNLPAWPTTTIGSFPQTTEIRGLRLDFKKGNLDANNYRTGIAEHIKQAIVEQERLGLDVLVHGEAERNDMVEYFGEHLDGFVFTQNGWVQSYGSRCVKPPVVIGDVSRSEAITVEWAKYAQSLTDKPVKGMLTGPVTILCWSFPREDVTRETIARQIALALRDEVADLEAVGIGIIQIDEPALREGLPLRRSDWDAYLAWGVEAFRINAAVAKDDTQIHTHMCYCEFNDIMDSIAALDADVITIETSRSDMELLESFEEFEYPNEIGPGVYDIHSPNVPSVEWIEALLQKAAQRIPAERLWVNPDCGLKTRGWPETRAALANMVKAAQNLRQG, from the coding sequence ATGACAATCCGCAATCACACACTCGGTTTCCCTCGCGTTGGTCTGCGTCGCGAACTGAAAAAAGCGCAAGAAAGCTACTGGGCAGGAAACTCCACCCGTGAAGAGCTGCTGGCCGTGGGCCGCGAGCTGCGCGCCCGTCACTGGGATCAGCAAAAACAGGCGGGCATTGACCTGCTGCCGGTGGGCGATTTCGCCTGGTACGACCATGTTCTGACTACCAGCCTGCTGCTTGGCAACGTGCCGGCTCGTCATCAGAACAACGATGGATCGGTCGATCTCGACACCCTGTTCCGTATCGGCCGTGGCCGTGCGCCGAGCGGTGAGCCCGCTGCAGCAGCAGAAATGACCAAGTGGTTCAACACGAACTACCACTACATGGTGCCGGAATTTGTCAAAGGCCAGCAGTTCAAACTGACCTGGACGCAGCTGCTGGATGAAGTGGACGAAGCGCTGGCGCTGGGCCACAAGGTGAAGCCTGTGCTGCTTGGCCCGGTCACCTACCTGTGGTTGGGTAAAGTGAAGGGCGAGCAGTTTGACCGCCTGAGCCTGCTGAACGATATCCTGCCGGTATACCAGCAGGTGCTGGCGGAGCTGGCAAAACGCGGTATCGAGTGGGTGCAAATCGACGAACCTGCGCTGGTACTGGAGCTGCCGCCGGAGTGGCTGAACGCCTTTAAACCCGCGTATGACGCGCTCACAGGCCAGGTGAAGCTGCTGCTGACCACCTATTTTGAAGGGGTCACCCCGAATCTCAATACCATTACCGCGCTGCCGGTACAGGGCCTGCACGTTGACCTGGTCCACGGTAAAGATGATGTGGCGGAGCTGCACAAACGTCTGCCTGCTGACTGGCTGCTTTCTGCTGGTCTGGTGAATGGCCGTAACGTCTGGCGTGCTGATTTGACAGAAAAGTATGCCCAGATTAGTGCGATTGTCGGTAAACGTGATCTGTGGGTGGCCTCTTCCTGTTCGCTGCTGCACAGCCCAATTGACCTGAGTGTTGAAACGCGTCTGGATGCCGAAGTGAAGAGCTGGTTTGCGTTCGCCCTGCAAAAATGTGAAGAGCTGGCGCTGCTGCGTGATGCGCTGAACAGCGGTGACACGGCCGCCATTACCGAATGGAGTGCTCCAATTCAGGCGCGTCGCCACTCGACTCGCGTACATAACGCGGCTGTGGAAAAACGTCTGGCCGCCATCACCGCCCAGGACAGCCAGCGCCAGAGCGCTTATGAAGTGCGTGCCGAAGCCCAGCGCGCCCGTTTTAACCTGCCAGCCTGGCCGACAACCACCATCGGTTCATTCCCGCAGACCACTGAAATTCGCGGCCTGCGTCTGGACTTCAAAAAGGGCAACCTGGATGCGAACAACTACCGCACCGGCATTGCCGAACACATCAAACAGGCGATTGTGGAGCAAGAGCGTTTAGGACTGGACGTGCTGGTCCACGGTGAAGCCGAGCGCAACGACATGGTGGAATATTTTGGTGAACACCTGGACGGTTTCGTCTTTACCCAGAACGGCTGGGTGCAGAGCTACGGCTCCCGCTGCGTGAAGCCGCCGGTGGTGATCGGCGATGTCAGCCGCTCGGAAGCAATCACCGTTGAGTGGGCGAAGTACGCCCAGTCCCTGACCGACAAACCTGTCAAAGGCATGTTGACCGGCCCGGTGACGATTCTCTGCTGGTCTTTCCCGCGTGAAGACGTGACCCGCGAAACTATCGCCAGGCAGATTGCGCTGGCGCTGCGTGATGAAGTGGCGGACCTGGAAGCGGTGGGGATTGGTATTATCCAGATTGACGAACCGGCTCTGCGTGAAGGTTTACCGCTACGTCGCAGCGACTGGGATGCTTATCTGGCGTGGGGCGTTGAGGCGTTTCGCATTAACGCTGCCGTCGCAAAGGACGACACCCAGATCCACACACATATGTGTTACTGCGAATTTAACGACATCATGGATTCCATCGCTGCGCTGGACGCCGATGTGATCACCATTGAGACGTCACGTTCAGACATGGAGCTGCTGGAGTCCTTCGAAGAGTTCGAATACCCGAACGAAATCGGACCGGGCGTTTACGATATTCACTCCCCTAACGTACCGAGCGTGGAATGGATTGAGGCGCTGTTGCAGAAAGCGGCACAGCGTATTCCGGCGGAGCGTCTGTGGGTAAACCCGGACTGCGGCCTCAAAACCCGCGGCTGGCCAGAAACCCGCGCCGCGCTGGCGAATATGGTGAAGGCCGCGCAGAATCTGCGTCAGGGTTAA